One window of the Endomicrobium proavitum genome contains the following:
- the rlmB gene encoding 23S rRNA (guanosine(2251)-2'-O)-methyltransferase RlmB: MGFNKFAGKTRREVSENIIYGRNPVLELLRAGKRTVNKILVAQTARGAAITEIIDIAKQKGIAIHNVPPEKLDRFSENSQGIAAEVSAMEYLEIEELIAAAKKNPKPLLVILDSIEDPHNLGAIIRNCVVFGADGVIIPKWRAAGVNETVAKSSAGAIEHIPVSRIVNTNQTIELLKESGFWVAGAENGEKTLEETDLPFPLAIVIGSEGFGLHNLTKKNCDFLISIPQKNTISSLNASCASAVILYELSKKR; the protein is encoded by the coding sequence ATGGGATTTAATAAATTTGCCGGGAAGACAAGGCGGGAAGTTTCTGAAAATATTATTTACGGGCGCAATCCGGTTTTGGAGCTTTTGCGCGCCGGCAAACGCACTGTAAATAAAATATTAGTTGCGCAAACGGCGCGCGGCGCGGCGATTACCGAAATTATAGATATTGCAAAACAGAAAGGCATTGCTATTCACAACGTTCCGCCGGAAAAGTTAGACAGATTTTCCGAGAACTCGCAAGGCATAGCCGCGGAAGTTTCCGCAATGGAATATCTTGAAATTGAAGAGTTAATTGCGGCTGCGAAAAAAAATCCTAAACCTTTGCTTGTAATTTTGGACTCAATAGAAGACCCTCACAACCTCGGCGCAATTATAAGAAACTGCGTGGTGTTTGGAGCCGACGGAGTTATAATTCCAAAATGGCGCGCAGCGGGCGTAAATGAAACGGTGGCAAAATCTTCCGCGGGCGCAATTGAACATATTCCGGTTTCAAGAATTGTAAACACAAATCAAACGATAGAATTGTTAAAAGAAAGCGGGTTCTGGGTAGCAGGCGCAGAAAACGGAGAGAAGACTCTTGAAGAAACGGATTTGCCGTTTCCTCTTGCAATTGTAATAGGCAGCGAAGGGTTCGGACTTCATAATTTAACAAAGAAAAACTGCGATTTTTTAATTTCAATTCCGCAAAAAAATACTATATCTTCCTTAAACGCCTCATGCGCGTCGGCAGTTATTCTCTACGAGCTTTCCAAAAAAAGATAA
- the cysS gene encoding cysteine--tRNA ligase — MIKISNTLTGKKEEFKPQKANQVSMYVCGVTPYDSVHLGHARAYVVFDIIKRHLLKRGFEVKHVQNFTDVDDKIIKKSIEKNTTPSDIANTYIEDYFTQTDKLNIKKAAIYPRVTEMIAQIISFVKTLIDKGFAYEKDGDVYFSVKKFAGYGKLSKRNLEDMRSGARVGVNEEKANAFDFALWKKSKEGEPAEVSWESPWGKGRPGWHIECSVMSSQLLGDTIDIHGGGQDLIFPHHENEIAQSEAATGKPFVNYWVHNGFVTINKEKMSKSLNNFFTLKEIFEKYDPRVVRYYLLTQHYKSPLDFSDDGLNAAKKTLQGLDDAYLRLSSLAKASASDITEADLMAIKEKFLEVLDDDFNSEKALSYLHEVKNLILNELFKADPLRLAQLKKLFEEMSEESLGITLAENKISDKNLEEFLKQRNAARSAKNWAEADRLRKLIDEKGYKIVDNPDGTSVLTKKI, encoded by the coding sequence ATGATAAAAATTTCAAATACTTTAACCGGCAAAAAAGAAGAGTTTAAACCTCAAAAAGCAAACCAAGTTTCAATGTATGTTTGCGGCGTAACCCCTTACGACAGCGTCCATTTGGGGCATGCGCGCGCTTACGTTGTGTTTGACATTATTAAAAGACATCTTCTTAAAAGAGGTTTTGAAGTTAAGCATGTTCAAAATTTTACCGACGTTGACGACAAAATCATTAAAAAATCCATTGAAAAAAATACAACGCCTTCCGATATTGCAAACACTTATATAGAAGATTATTTCACGCAAACCGATAAACTAAATATAAAAAAAGCCGCAATCTATCCGCGCGTTACGGAGATGATTGCACAAATTATATCTTTTGTAAAAACGCTTATAGACAAAGGTTTTGCTTACGAAAAAGACGGCGACGTTTATTTTAGCGTTAAAAAATTTGCCGGTTACGGAAAACTTTCCAAAAGAAATTTAGAAGATATGCGTTCCGGCGCAAGAGTTGGCGTTAATGAAGAAAAAGCGAACGCTTTTGATTTTGCTTTATGGAAAAAATCCAAAGAAGGCGAACCCGCTGAAGTTTCATGGGAAAGTCCGTGGGGCAAAGGCCGCCCGGGCTGGCATATAGAATGTTCCGTTATGTCGTCGCAACTGCTTGGCGACACAATAGACATACACGGCGGCGGACAAGATTTAATTTTCCCTCACCACGAAAATGAAATTGCCCAAAGCGAAGCCGCAACAGGCAAACCTTTTGTAAACTATTGGGTTCATAACGGTTTTGTGACAATTAATAAAGAAAAAATGTCTAAATCGTTAAATAATTTTTTTACGCTGAAAGAAATTTTTGAAAAATACGACCCGCGCGTTGTAAGATATTATCTTCTTACCCAGCATTACAAAAGCCCTCTTGATTTTTCGGACGACGGATTAAACGCCGCAAAGAAAACGCTTCAGGGTTTAGACGACGCTTATTTAAGGCTTTCGTCTTTGGCAAAGGCAAGCGCTTCCGACATTACCGAAGCAGATCTTATGGCCATTAAAGAAAAATTTTTAGAAGTTTTAGACGACGATTTTAATTCGGAAAAAGCTTTGTCGTATCTGCATGAAGTAAAAAATTTAATTTTAAACGAACTTTTCAAAGCAGACCCGCTAAGACTTGCGCAGTTAAAAAAACTTTTTGAAGAGATGTCTGAAGAGTCTCTGGGCATAACGCTTGCGGAAAATAAAATTTCCGATAAAAATCTTGAAGAGTTTTTAAAACAAAGAAACGCTGCGCGCTCAGCCAAAAACTGGGCAGAAGCAGACAGACTTAGAAAATTAATAGACGAAAAAGGCTACAAAATAGTAGATAATCCCGACGGCACATCCGTACTGACAAAAAAAATATAA
- the ispF gene encoding 2-C-methyl-D-erythritol 2,4-cyclodiphosphate synthase: MYIGFGYDVHKFKKGRKLFLGGVEIAAPKGLDGHSDADVLIHALMDALLGAAGLNDIGHFFPNNDPQYKNISSLKLLETVCKELKNLKFKINNADITVIAQEPKIYPHIDKMKINISKALKLNKARIAIKATTNEKMGFIGRGEGIAALAVVTIKK; encoded by the coding sequence ATGTATATAGGCTTCGGGTATGACGTTCATAAATTTAAAAAGGGTAGAAAATTATTTTTGGGCGGCGTTGAAATTGCCGCCCCTAAAGGTCTTGACGGACACAGCGACGCCGACGTTTTAATTCACGCGTTAATGGACGCTCTTTTGGGCGCAGCAGGGCTTAACGACATAGGACACTTTTTCCCTAACAACGACCCGCAATACAAAAACATTTCAAGCTTAAAACTTTTAGAAACAGTTTGCAAAGAATTAAAGAATCTCAAATTCAAAATTAACAATGCCGATATTACGGTAATAGCGCAAGAACCGAAAATTTACCCTCATATAGACAAAATGAAAATCAATATCTCAAAGGCTTTAAAACTAAACAAGGCAAGAATTGCAATAAAAGCCACTACAAACGAAAAAATGGGTTTTATAGGACGCGGCGAAGGCATAGCCGCCCTTGCCGTCGTAACAATTAAAAAATAA
- a CDS encoding putative glycoside hydrolase, whose product MKFKFTLILLFILSFTSAAKTTFAAQQNVTILEEPAAEQSVTETLAEEVLKNLQPTAQKKHVRGIHLSAFISGPEKHRKAVIELFNSTELNTAVIDIKEIDGKIYIDGVETADANGAYFRAIPNAAQYIQKLKENGVYTVARVVAFRDNTMARKKPSMAVKNPDGSLWTDRKNITWLDPYNKEARDYILEVSTRAAQMGFDEIQFDYIRFPSDGNIKNCRYSNPDHSAAAASKAIVDFLKEAARVLHEQGVKVSIDVFGATTTSDGDMGIGQKIVEMTEHIDYVSPMIYPSHYYKGDLGVANPNKSPYTIVYLAVKSALKTKKIPPEKFRPWLQDFSLYGVRYGAKEVRAQIQACYDNEIGDWLLWNPACAYTRSALEPNEAEDYYDKNDTDEIQNLMIAETGKNFLKMPIVSSSSTTALAQEQIITELEIPDEE is encoded by the coding sequence ATGAAATTTAAATTTACGCTGATTTTACTTTTTATTTTATCTTTTACTTCCGCGGCAAAAACTACTTTTGCGGCACAGCAAAACGTTACCATTTTAGAAGAACCCGCCGCAGAACAAAGCGTTACGGAAACTCTTGCGGAAGAAGTTTTAAAAAATCTTCAGCCGACCGCGCAAAAAAAACACGTCAGAGGAATTCATCTTTCCGCTTTTATTTCCGGTCCGGAAAAACACAGAAAAGCGGTTATAGAACTTTTCAACTCTACCGAACTTAACACAGCCGTAATAGACATAAAAGAAATTGACGGAAAAATTTACATAGACGGCGTTGAAACCGCGGACGCAAACGGCGCGTATTTCAGAGCCATTCCAAACGCCGCGCAATACATTCAAAAACTTAAAGAAAACGGAGTTTACACCGTAGCAAGAGTTGTAGCTTTCAGAGACAACACTATGGCGCGCAAAAAACCGTCAATGGCCGTAAAAAATCCCGACGGTTCTTTATGGACGGACAGAAAAAACATAACGTGGCTTGACCCTTACAACAAAGAAGCGCGCGACTATATTTTAGAAGTTTCAACAAGAGCCGCGCAAATGGGTTTTGACGAGATACAATTTGACTACATACGCTTCCCTTCCGACGGAAATATTAAAAATTGCAGATACTCCAACCCCGACCATTCCGCCGCTGCCGCATCTAAAGCTATTGTGGATTTCTTAAAAGAAGCCGCGCGCGTTCTGCACGAGCAAGGCGTAAAAGTTTCCATAGACGTTTTCGGCGCAACCACAACTTCCGACGGAGATATGGGCATAGGACAGAAAATAGTAGAAATGACCGAACATATAGATTACGTAAGCCCCATGATTTACCCGTCGCACTATTACAAAGGAGATCTTGGGGTAGCAAACCCTAACAAATCTCCTTACACAATTGTTTATTTAGCCGTTAAGAGCGCTCTTAAAACAAAAAAAATTCCGCCTGAAAAATTTCGTCCGTGGCTGCAGGACTTTTCTCTTTACGGCGTCCGATACGGCGCCAAAGAAGTGCGCGCGCAAATACAGGCGTGCTATGACAACGAAATAGGCGACTGGCTTTTGTGGAATCCCGCATGCGCTTACACAAGAAGCGCGCTTGAACCGAACGAAGCCGAAGATTATTACGATAAAAACGATACCGACGAAATTCAAAATTTAATGATTGCCGAAACCGGCAAAAATTTTCTAAAAATGCCTATTGTTTCAAGCTCCTCAACAACAGCGCTTGCTCAAGAACAAATTATAACGGAACTTGAAATACCCGACGAAGAATAA
- a CDS encoding AMP-binding protein: MKKLKRLIITLVFPKTLLLLAIFFGLLITITVLNFVPRLLGVTLTIVIAALTAALFVVIILKPVAAMHGFIWLLNHSMYKIKTVGYENVPQTGGGLIVSNSVSYIDAMLIFSAIKRPVKFFVNKEFSEHPFLKPFLTPNNSIPIDPAGSPKAIGKALQNARKSIQSGELVCIFAEGELTRTGLMLPFKRGYEFVVKNLNVPIIPVHLDRIWGSTFSFVNRKLKWRLPTHMPYPVTVSVGKPLPSSSQAYQVRLAVQELSADAFKYRGKDQKKLHVGFIRHAARHPFKFCFGDLNLKLNYLQTFTLALALSKKIKDNMPEEKVGIFLPTSVMCAVANIAVLMAGKIPVNLNYTYTKNILESCIKQCEMKQIISSRAFCDKTNMHHFDDMMIFCEDLRRQFKPLWKLKVFASVLLLPYKLLVWFYVKKKSLDIDEVAAIIFSSGSTGEPKGIMLTHQNIASNAEGVFKVVDAQSKDIIAGILPLFHSFGYTATFWLSAYFGLGAAFHSSPVESQKIGELIQKFKCTIIFATPTFLNSYVKKCTKEQFATLRVIIAGAEKLKKAISMAFYEKFQKSVFEGYGATEVSPVVSLGISSYVDPKTGKIQVGNKLGTVGHPLPNVAAKIVDRETFELLSFGKEGMLLVKGPNVMKGYLNNPEKTAEVIKDGWYVTGDISTIDEDGFISITDRINRFSKIGGEMVPQIKVEEELHEAAGAQEHFAVVTSVEDEKRGERLVVLYKGEQNIDKILRVMYESNIPKLWIPKKENFYKVEEFPVLGTGKLDLKGVKKLAQQLVAGI, from the coding sequence GTGAAAAAATTAAAAAGATTAATAATAACTCTTGTTTTTCCTAAAACCCTTTTGTTGCTGGCAATTTTTTTCGGGCTGCTTATTACTATTACAGTTTTAAATTTTGTTCCGCGTTTGCTTGGCGTAACGCTTACAATTGTTATTGCCGCTTTAACGGCGGCGCTGTTTGTGGTTATAATTTTAAAACCGGTTGCGGCTATGCACGGGTTTATATGGCTTTTAAATCACAGCATGTATAAAATAAAAACCGTCGGATATGAAAACGTTCCTCAAACAGGCGGAGGGCTTATAGTTTCAAACTCCGTTTCTTATATAGACGCAATGCTTATATTTTCCGCTATAAAAAGACCCGTTAAATTTTTTGTAAATAAAGAGTTTAGCGAACATCCTTTTCTAAAACCTTTTTTAACTCCAAACAACAGCATTCCCATTGACCCTGCCGGCAGCCCGAAAGCCATAGGGAAAGCTCTTCAAAATGCGCGCAAGTCTATACAAAGCGGCGAGCTTGTCTGTATTTTTGCCGAGGGAGAACTTACCCGCACAGGGCTTATGCTTCCGTTTAAGAGAGGTTATGAGTTTGTCGTTAAAAATTTGAACGTGCCGATTATTCCCGTTCATTTAGACAGAATTTGGGGGTCAACTTTTTCTTTTGTAAACAGAAAGCTTAAATGGCGCCTGCCAACGCACATGCCGTATCCTGTAACCGTAAGCGTCGGAAAGCCGCTGCCTTCTTCATCGCAGGCGTATCAAGTGCGCCTTGCCGTGCAGGAACTTTCCGCCGACGCGTTTAAATACAGAGGCAAAGATCAGAAAAAACTTCACGTGGGTTTTATAAGGCATGCCGCAAGGCATCCGTTTAAATTTTGTTTCGGCGATTTGAATTTAAAATTAAATTATCTGCAAACCTTTACGCTTGCGCTGGCTTTATCAAAAAAAATTAAAGATAACATGCCGGAAGAAAAAGTCGGAATTTTCCTGCCCACTTCCGTTATGTGCGCCGTAGCTAATATTGCCGTTTTAATGGCGGGAAAAATTCCGGTAAATCTTAATTACACATACACTAAAAACATTCTTGAATCTTGCATAAAACAGTGCGAAATGAAACAGATTATTTCTTCGCGCGCTTTTTGCGACAAAACAAACATGCATCACTTTGACGACATGATGATATTTTGCGAAGATTTGCGCCGTCAGTTTAAACCGTTGTGGAAATTGAAAGTTTTTGCGTCTGTTTTACTTTTGCCTTACAAGCTGCTTGTTTGGTTTTATGTTAAGAAAAAAAGTTTGGATATAGACGAAGTAGCGGCGATTATTTTTTCAAGCGGTTCTACGGGAGAACCCAAAGGCATAATGCTTACGCATCAAAACATAGCTTCCAATGCGGAAGGCGTGTTTAAAGTTGTGGACGCGCAAAGTAAAGATATAATCGCCGGAATTTTGCCGCTGTTTCACTCATTCGGATATACGGCTACATTTTGGCTTAGCGCATATTTCGGTCTTGGCGCGGCGTTTCATTCAAGCCCTGTGGAATCGCAAAAAATAGGCGAACTTATTCAAAAGTTTAAGTGCACCATTATTTTTGCAACTCCTACGTTTTTAAATTCCTACGTTAAAAAATGCACCAAAGAACAATTTGCAACTTTAAGAGTTATTATCGCCGGCGCCGAAAAACTTAAAAAAGCCATCTCTATGGCGTTTTACGAAAAATTTCAAAAATCCGTTTTTGAAGGTTACGGCGCTACGGAAGTTTCGCCGGTAGTTTCTTTAGGAATTTCATCTTACGTTGATCCTAAAACAGGGAAAATTCAAGTGGGCAACAAGCTTGGCACCGTAGGGCATCCTCTTCCAAACGTTGCCGCAAAAATTGTTGACAGGGAAACTTTTGAGCTTTTATCTTTCGGCAAAGAGGGAATGCTTTTGGTAAAAGGTCCCAACGTAATGAAAGGCTATTTGAATAATCCGGAAAAAACCGCTGAAGTTATTAAAGACGGCTGGTATGTTACCGGAGATATTTCTACTATAGACGAAGACGGGTTTATATCTATTACCGACAGAATTAACCGTTTCAGTAAAATAGGCGGAGAAATGGTTCCGCAGATAAAAGTTGAAGAAGAACTTCACGAAGCCGCCGGCGCGCAGGAACATTTTGCCGTGGTAACTTCCGTTGAAGATGAAAAAAGAGGCGAACGTCTTGTAGTGCTGTATAAAGGCGAGCAGAATATAGATAAAATTCTGCGGGTAATGTATGAAAGCAATATTCCAAAACTTTGGATTCCAAAGAAAGAAAATTTTTATAAAGTTGAAGAATTTCCTGTGCTTGGCACGGGGAAACTTGATTTGAAAGGCGTGAAAAAACTTGCGCAGCAGCTTGTAGCCGGAATTTAA
- the aroE gene encoding shikimate dehydrogenase gives MLNTQTKLYAVLGFPIKHSFSPQMHNAWFERENLNCAYLSFETSPQNFKKTVSALKTLGFYGFNITIPHKTAIMQLVDFTDKAAKLIGAVNTVALKNGKLYGYNTDYSGFLADLLSNDIKIKNKNILIYGAGGAAKAVAYALSLSGAKNVFITNRTHKTAEKLADIFKIKAIAAANIQNALTDADLIVNASACGMKKNDVLPFNAEKIKPAAIIYDLIYNKNTPFAKLAKEKKLKYFTGDGMLVNQGAQAFKIWTGIYPNAKSALKLLKKWTR, from the coding sequence ATGCTAAATACACAAACAAAATTATACGCCGTTTTAGGATTTCCGATAAAGCACTCTTTTTCTCCGCAAATGCATAATGCGTGGTTTGAGCGGGAAAATTTAAATTGCGCCTACCTCTCTTTTGAAACATCGCCGCAAAATTTTAAGAAAACAGTTTCAGCTTTAAAAACTCTCGGCTTTTACGGATTTAATATTACAATTCCGCACAAAACAGCAATAATGCAACTTGTAGATTTTACCGACAAAGCGGCAAAACTTATAGGAGCCGTAAATACCGTAGCGTTAAAAAACGGAAAACTTTACGGATACAACACGGATTATTCCGGATTTCTTGCCGACTTACTTTCTAACGATATAAAAATAAAAAATAAAAATATCCTAATTTACGGCGCCGGCGGAGCGGCAAAAGCGGTTGCTTATGCGCTTTCGTTAAGCGGCGCAAAAAATGTTTTTATAACAAACAGAACTCACAAAACCGCAGAAAAACTTGCCGATATTTTTAAAATAAAAGCGATTGCGGCGGCAAACATTCAAAACGCGCTTACCGACGCGGATTTAATTGTAAACGCTTCGGCGTGCGGAATGAAAAAAAACGACGTTTTGCCGTTTAACGCCGAAAAAATAAAACCCGCGGCAATAATTTACGATTTAATTTACAATAAAAACACGCCTTTTGCCAAACTTGCGAAAGAAAAAAAATTAAAATATTTTACCGGAGACGGAATGCTTGTAAATCAAGGCGCGCAGGCATTTAAAATTTGGACGGGCATATATCCGAACGCAAAATCAGCCCTAAAACTTCTTAAAAAATGGACGAGGTAG
- a CDS encoding AMP-binding protein, translated as MKKIKRLIVTLIFPKTVAFIAIVLGFLIIMTLLEFIPVILGWALTVVFISIIAAFLACIIFNPIFVMHAVIWCLNHTVYKIKTVDHQNIPLTGGGLLVSNSVSYIDHIIIFSAIKRPVKFFVGKEFRENPFLQPFLDSTNSIPIDYNPKTIGTALNQARRSIQNGELVCIFAEGELTKTGHMLPFKRGFEFIMRDLSAPIIPIHLDRIWGSTFSFVNGKLKWRFPKVIPYPITVSVGKPMPASAQAYQVRLAVQELSADAFKLRGDSQKKLHIGFINEMRRHPFKFLYGDLNSKLSFIKVFTAAAAMSRRLGTSKENGEMIGVILPTTIAGCIVNIAALFAGKIPVNLNFTSSKETLESCVAQCGIKQIVTSRAFVDKLNFHDLDRMSVFVEDISKEIKTTEKFKILVSALIFPAKILIKKYVKGDTKNIDDLLTVVFSSGSEGEPKGIMLTHQNIVSNIEAAYKIVNLSGADVVAGILPLFHSFGYTVSVWLCAYYGIGAALHTSSMEAQKIGELVEKYKCTLLVSTPTFLNSYARKCTKEQFASLRIVVAGAEKLQKSVSKTFYEKFQKEIYEGYGATELSPIVSVGTPSYIDLKTKKIHNGNKFGTVGHPMPGVAAKIVDPETFELMPFGREGMLLIKGPNVMKGYLNDPVKTAQVIKDGWYITGDIAAIDEEGFIAITDRLSRFSKIGGEMVPQIKVEEAIHEASGMQESFAVVTSVPDEKKGERLAVLYTGQRDIAAIIAKLKEKKIPNLWVPKQENFYQVESFPLLGSGKVDIKQLKKTALEFSGAKK; from the coding sequence ATGAAGAAAATAAAAAGGCTTATCGTAACATTAATTTTCCCTAAAACTGTCGCGTTTATAGCGATTGTTTTGGGGTTTCTTATTATTATGACGCTGTTGGAGTTTATTCCTGTAATTTTAGGTTGGGCTCTTACCGTTGTTTTTATAAGTATTATTGCGGCATTTCTTGCATGCATAATTTTTAATCCTATATTTGTAATGCATGCCGTTATCTGGTGTTTAAATCACACTGTTTATAAAATAAAAACCGTTGATCATCAAAATATTCCGCTTACGGGCGGAGGGCTTTTAGTTTCAAATTCTGTTTCTTACATAGACCATATAATAATTTTTTCCGCTATCAAAAGACCCGTTAAATTTTTTGTAGGCAAAGAATTTCGCGAAAACCCTTTCTTGCAACCTTTTTTAGATTCCACAAACAGCATTCCGATAGATTATAATCCTAAAACCATAGGAACGGCTTTAAACCAAGCGCGCCGCTCCATACAAAACGGCGAACTTGTCTGTATTTTTGCCGAGGGAGAACTTACAAAAACCGGACATATGCTTCCTTTCAAAAGAGGCTTTGAATTTATAATGAGAGATTTGTCCGCTCCGATAATTCCTATTCATTTGGATAGAATTTGGGGCTCAACTTTTTCTTTTGTAAACGGAAAGTTGAAATGGCGTTTTCCTAAAGTAATTCCGTATCCTATAACCGTAAGCGTCGGAAAGCCTATGCCGGCTTCGGCGCAAGCGTATCAAGTGCGCCTTGCCGTGCAGGAACTTTCCGCCGACGCGTTTAAACTAAGAGGCGACAGCCAGAAAAAACTTCACATAGGTTTTATCAACGAAATGCGCAGGCATCCGTTTAAATTTTTATACGGAGATTTAAACTCCAAATTAAGTTTTATAAAAGTTTTTACGGCAGCCGCGGCAATGTCTCGCCGTTTGGGAACCTCTAAAGAAAACGGGGAAATGATAGGCGTAATTTTGCCTACTACCATTGCCGGATGCATAGTAAATATAGCCGCTTTGTTTGCGGGAAAAATTCCCGTTAATTTAAATTTTACTTCTTCAAAAGAAACTTTAGAATCTTGCGTGGCGCAGTGCGGCATTAAGCAGATAGTAACTTCGCGCGCTTTTGTTGATAAATTAAATTTTCACGACCTTGACCGCATGTCTGTTTTTGTTGAAGACATAAGCAAAGAAATTAAAACGACTGAAAAATTTAAAATTCTTGTTTCCGCCCTTATTTTTCCCGCAAAAATTTTAATTAAAAAATACGTTAAAGGCGATACAAAAAATATAGATGATTTGTTAACGGTTGTTTTTTCAAGCGGCTCCGAAGGCGAACCTAAAGGAATAATGTTAACCCACCAAAATATAGTTTCAAACATAGAAGCCGCTTACAAAATAGTTAATTTGTCCGGCGCAGATGTTGTCGCCGGAATTTTGCCTTTATTTCACTCTTTCGGCTACACTGTTTCCGTATGGCTTTGCGCTTATTACGGAATAGGCGCCGCTTTGCACACAAGCTCCATGGAAGCGCAAAAAATAGGCGAGCTTGTTGAAAAATATAAATGCACGCTTTTAGTTTCTACGCCGACATTTTTAAACTCTTACGCGCGCAAATGCACTAAAGAGCAGTTTGCAAGTTTAAGAATTGTTGTAGCCGGCGCTGAAAAATTACAAAAATCGGTTTCAAAAACTTTCTATGAAAAATTTCAAAAAGAAATTTACGAAGGTTACGGCGCAACGGAACTTTCTCCTATAGTTTCGGTAGGCACTCCAAGTTACATAGACCTTAAAACAAAAAAAATACATAACGGCAATAAATTCGGAACCGTAGGGCACCCTATGCCGGGGGTAGCCGCAAAAATTGTAGATCCGGAAACGTTTGAGCTTATGCCTTTCGGACGAGAGGGAATGCTTTTAATAAAAGGGCCTAACGTTATGAAGGGTTATTTAAACGATCCCGTAAAAACCGCGCAGGTTATCAAAGACGGCTGGTATATTACCGGCGACATAGCCGCAATAGACGAGGAAGGTTTTATAGCGATTACCGACAGATTGTCGCGCTTTAGCAAAATCGGCGGAGAGATGGTTCCTCAGATAAAAGTTGAAGAAGCAATTCATGAAGCTTCCGGTATGCAAGAATCTTTTGCCGTTGTAACTTCCGTTCCCGATGAGAAAAAAGGCGAGCGTCTTGCGGTGCTTTACACCGGACAAAGAGATATAGCCGCAATAATTGCGAAGTTAAAAGAAAAGAAAATTCCGAATCTCTGGGTGCCAAAACAAGAAAATTTTTATCAGGTGGAAAGTTTTCCGCTTTTGGGCAGCGGGAAAGTAGATATAAAACAACTTAAAAAAACCGCGCTTGAGTTTTCCGGCGCTAAAAAATAG
- the ispD gene encoding 2-C-methyl-D-erythritol 4-phosphate cytidylyltransferase, with protein MKATAIIVAGGSGKRFGSKTPKQFLSLCGKPVFLWSAETFASSKVFKRIIIVVPENKITALKKKYKDYFFVSGGKERFDSVRNGLACVEKDTNYVAVHDAARPLINKADILAVLKKAKKTKAAIAVEKTKDTIKTVKSGFVDKTLDRSVLYNVQTPQIFQAALLKKVYSKKIAPNTTDDSMLVEKSGVKVAVVQTKFPNFKITAKHDFEAAEKILTR; from the coding sequence ATGAAAGCGACGGCAATAATAGTGGCCGGCGGATCGGGAAAAAGATTCGGTTCAAAAACTCCAAAACAGTTTTTGTCCCTTTGCGGCAAACCTGTGTTTTTATGGAGCGCCGAAACATTCGCCTCTTCAAAAGTTTTCAAACGGATAATAATTGTTGTGCCTGAAAATAAAATTACAGCGTTAAAAAAGAAATATAAAGATTATTTTTTTGTTTCCGGCGGAAAAGAAAGATTTGACTCCGTTAGAAACGGGCTTGCTTGCGTTGAAAAAGATACTAACTACGTTGCGGTTCACGACGCCGCAAGACCTTTAATAAATAAAGCCGACATCCTTGCCGTTTTAAAGAAAGCAAAAAAAACAAAAGCGGCGATAGCCGTTGAAAAAACTAAAGATACGATAAAAACCGTTAAAAGCGGTTTTGTAGATAAAACTTTAGACAGATCGGTTTTATATAACGTTCAAACTCCGCAAATTTTTCAAGCCGCGCTGCTGAAAAAAGTTTATTCAAAAAAAATTGCGCCTAACACTACCGACGATTCCATGCTTGTAGAAAAATCAGGCGTGAAAGTTGCGGTTGTGCAAACAAAGTTTCCAAACTTTAAAATAACGGCCAAACACGATTTTGAAGCGGCAGAAAAGATACTTACGCGATAA